Proteins from a single region of Sphingomonas sp.:
- a CDS encoding M56 family metallopeptidase, protein MQDMLVDLGWKSALIAGAVLIAYQALRRRPASERVWMLRLGIGALLALPLVALFAPSLDLAVLPAEEAVAMAVPIIADTAPMAVKPEAPDALDLILMLYFAGAAIVLLRLILGLFTLWRWTRTAVPVTDPHWLRALARAAAGIGRPVRLLVSRKVYAPLSWGLAPAWILIGPEAEARGEQAQAVIAHEMAHVRRFDWPMLMLAQMVTAILWFNPLVWWLARALAAQIELAADEEAVGQVARFDYAETLLAVGAGSAHPSACGMTYARATLGQRIRGVLEAAPQRPANRVLCAAMLIVAMATAGPLAMLRFVPVAAQAAPAPALDEYIPAITPEAQAVSAAVQTAPKPMAPRKRKAPGFATAAPTRLVETAAAAPANPIPVTSPEPVAPTASASLKRGPRWEQTPAAIERHAALEARRVVRAAELERRLAAEVEQRLRVSPVERDRALRTSETANSMRNKARILERIAADPATPRDVRNEHIRVASRLRRAAQTMDYDARQMIKL, encoded by the coding sequence ATGCAGGACATGCTCGTCGATCTCGGCTGGAAATCGGCGCTGATCGCCGGTGCGGTACTGATCGCATATCAGGCGCTGCGGCGCAGACCGGCGAGCGAGCGCGTGTGGATGCTGCGGCTCGGGATCGGCGCGTTGCTGGCGCTGCCGTTGGTGGCGCTGTTCGCGCCGTCGCTCGATCTGGCAGTGCTTCCGGCGGAGGAAGCCGTTGCGATGGCGGTGCCGATCATCGCTGACACTGCGCCGATGGCCGTGAAGCCCGAGGCGCCGGACGCGCTCGATCTGATCCTGATGCTCTATTTCGCCGGCGCGGCGATCGTGTTGCTGCGGCTGATCCTGGGGCTGTTCACCTTGTGGCGCTGGACGCGGACGGCGGTCCCGGTCACCGATCCGCATTGGCTGCGCGCACTTGCCCGCGCAGCGGCGGGGATCGGTCGGCCGGTTCGGCTGCTGGTGTCGCGCAAGGTGTATGCTCCGCTAAGCTGGGGTCTGGCGCCGGCGTGGATATTGATCGGCCCCGAGGCCGAGGCGCGCGGCGAGCAGGCGCAAGCGGTGATCGCACATGAGATGGCGCATGTTCGGCGCTTCGACTGGCCGATGCTGATGCTGGCGCAGATGGTGACGGCGATACTGTGGTTCAATCCGCTGGTCTGGTGGCTGGCGCGTGCGCTTGCGGCGCAGATCGAGCTTGCCGCCGACGAGGAAGCGGTGGGGCAGGTCGCGCGGTTCGATTATGCCGAGACCCTGCTCGCCGTCGGCGCGGGGAGCGCGCATCCCTCCGCCTGCGGGATGACCTATGCTCGCGCCACGCTGGGTCAGCGCATACGCGGGGTTCTCGAGGCGGCGCCGCAGCGCCCGGCGAACCGAGTGTTGTGCGCGGCGATGCTGATCGTGGCGATGGCGACCGCCGGCCCGCTTGCGATGCTGCGGTTCGTGCCGGTCGCCGCACAGGCCGCGCCGGCACCCGCGCTGGACGAATATATTCCCGCCATCACTCCCGAAGCGCAGGCGGTGTCAGCCGCTGTGCAGACCGCGCCGAAACCAATGGCACCACGCAAGCGCAAGGCGCCCGGCTTCGCGACGGCAGCGCCGACGCGTCTGGTGGAAACCGCCGCGGCAGCGCCGGCCAATCCCATCCCGGTCACGTCGCCGGAACCCGTTGCTCCCACCGCGTCTGCATCCCTGAAGCGCGGACCCCGGTGGGAGCAAACCCCAGCCGCGATTGAGCGCCACGCAGCGCTCGAGGCGCGGCGCGTGGTACGCGCCGCCGAATTGGAGCGACGCCTGGCCGCCGAAGTGGAGCAACGCCTGCGCGTCTCGCCCGTCGAGCGGGACCGCGCGCTCCGAACGAGCGAGACCGCCAACAGCATGCGAAACAAGGCGCGGATATTGGAGAGGATCGCCGCCGATCCCGCCACGCCACGAGATGTACGGAACGAACATATCCGCGTGGCGAGCCGACTCCGCCGCGCCGCGCAGACCATGGATTACGATGCGCGGCAGATGATCAAGCTCTAA
- a CDS encoding UrcA family protein, with product MRVTVFLPLVMLGACAARGPLPVAEPAARVFYGDIALDSATGRAALRARVANAARGFCAKHEDEITPDALRTDKFYCLERVRDTLVAEMPGAVRGAYRTAMDEAGIIGRRL from the coding sequence ATGCGAGTGACTGTCTTCCTGCCGCTTGTGATGCTCGGTGCGTGCGCCGCGCGTGGACCGCTGCCGGTTGCTGAGCCGGCGGCGCGCGTCTTCTATGGCGACATCGCGCTGGACAGTGCCACGGGTCGCGCCGCACTTCGCGCGCGGGTCGCCAATGCCGCGCGCGGTTTCTGCGCGAAGCATGAGGACGAGATCACGCCCGACGCGCTACGCACCGACAAATTCTACTGCCTCGAACGGGTGCGCGACACGCTGGTTGCCGAAATGCCGGGCGCGGTCCGCGGCGCCTATCGCACCGCTATGGACGAAGCGGGGATCATCGGACGGCGGCTTTAG
- a CDS encoding SDR family oxidoreductase: MDTSKLFRLDGRVALVTGGSRGIGRMIADGFIQQGAKVYISARKADACDATADALGPNCISIPMDVSTVEGCKALAAAIAEREPRLDILVNNAGAAWGAPLAEFPESGWDKVMDLNVKSPFFLTQALHSLLKAGASEAQPAKVINITSIDGQRVNPWETYSYQASKAALIHLTRRMAARLISDQIVVSSLAPGAFPSDMNKAARDHADGVAKRIPSGRIGVDEDMAGAAIYLASRAGDYVVGETLTVDGGIVNANLSSSIDI; the protein is encoded by the coding sequence ATGGACACCAGCAAGCTCTTCCGCCTCGACGGCCGCGTCGCACTCGTCACCGGTGGATCGCGCGGCATCGGCCGCATGATCGCCGACGGCTTCATCCAGCAGGGCGCGAAGGTCTATATTTCAGCCCGCAAGGCCGATGCCTGCGATGCCACCGCGGATGCGCTCGGCCCCAATTGCATCTCGATCCCGATGGACGTCTCGACGGTCGAGGGCTGCAAGGCCCTCGCCGCGGCGATCGCCGAGCGCGAGCCACGGCTCGACATCCTCGTCAATAATGCCGGCGCCGCCTGGGGCGCTCCCTTGGCCGAATTCCCCGAAAGCGGCTGGGACAAGGTCATGGACCTCAACGTCAAGTCGCCCTTCTTCCTGACTCAGGCGTTGCATAGCCTGCTCAAGGCCGGCGCCAGCGAAGCCCAGCCGGCCAAGGTCATCAACATCACCTCGATCGATGGCCAGCGCGTCAATCCGTGGGAGACCTACAGCTATCAGGCGTCGAAGGCGGCGCTGATCCACCTCACCCGCCGCATGGCCGCGCGGCTGATCAGCGACCAGATCGTCGTCTCCTCGCTCGCCCCGGGCGCCTTCCCCAGCGACATGAACAAGGCCGCCCGCGACCATGCCGACGGCGTCGCCAAGCGTATTCCTTCGGGCCGCATCGGCGTCGATGAGGACATGGCCGGCGCCGCGATCTACCTCGCCAGCCGCGCCGGCGACTATGTCGTCGGCGAGACGCTCACCGTCGATGGCGGTATCGTCAACGCCAATCTGTCTAGCAGCATCGACATCTAA
- a CDS encoding acyl-CoA dehydrogenase family protein, translating into MALEPEIFDTLIETIRRFVAERLRPLEGEVEEADAIPAHIVQEMRDLGLFGLSIAEEYGGLGLNMVEECKVAVELGRTTPAFRSTFGTNVGIGSQGLVMAGTAEQKADWLPRIASGEVVASFALTEPDVGSDSGAVKTRAVRDGDVYRLTGTKRFITNADKAHVFTVMARTGEEPGGRGVSAFLVPRDLPGITIGEPEKKMGQKGAKVADVVFDDTPVPAALRLGAEGEGFRLAMQVLDRGRLHISAVCVGVAERLIADCVAYASERKQFGKPIAEHQLIQAMLADSKTEALAAKALVLQTAAAKDAGENVVMESAAAKYYASEMVGRVADRAVQIFGGAGYIADYGIERLYRDVRLFRIYEGTSQIQQLIIARETLKRGG; encoded by the coding sequence ATGGCGCTCGAACCCGAAATCTTCGACACGCTGATCGAGACGATCCGCCGCTTCGTCGCCGAGCGCCTCCGCCCGCTGGAGGGTGAGGTCGAGGAAGCTGATGCGATCCCGGCGCACATCGTCCAGGAGATGCGCGACCTCGGCCTGTTCGGCCTCTCGATCGCCGAGGAATATGGCGGGCTCGGCCTGAATATGGTCGAGGAATGCAAGGTCGCGGTCGAACTGGGCCGCACCACGCCGGCCTTCCGCTCGACCTTCGGCACCAATGTCGGCATCGGCAGCCAGGGCCTGGTCATGGCCGGAACCGCCGAGCAAAAGGCCGATTGGCTCCCCCGTATCGCCAGCGGCGAAGTCGTCGCCAGCTTCGCGCTGACCGAGCCCGATGTCGGATCGGATTCGGGTGCGGTGAAAACGCGGGCCGTCCGCGATGGCGACGTCTACCGCCTCACCGGCACCAAGCGTTTCATCACCAACGCCGACAAGGCGCATGTCTTCACCGTCATGGCCCGCACCGGCGAGGAACCCGGCGGCCGCGGCGTCTCCGCCTTCCTCGTGCCGCGCGATCTGCCCGGCATCACCATCGGCGAGCCCGAGAAGAAGATGGGCCAGAAGGGCGCCAAGGTCGCGGACGTGGTGTTCGACGATACGCCGGTTCCCGCCGCGCTCCGCCTCGGCGCCGAGGGCGAAGGCTTCAGACTTGCGATGCAGGTGCTCGATCGCGGGCGGCTTCACATCTCGGCGGTCTGCGTCGGCGTCGCCGAGCGGCTGATCGCCGATTGCGTCGCCTATGCGAGCGAGCGGAAGCAGTTCGGCAAGCCCATCGCCGAGCACCAGCTCATCCAGGCGATGCTCGCGGACAGCAAGACCGAGGCCCTCGCCGCCAAGGCGCTGGTATTGCAGACCGCCGCAGCAAAGGACGCCGGCGAGAATGTCGTCATGGAATCCGCCGCCGCCAAATATTATGCCAGCGAGATGGTCGGCCGCGTCGCCGATCGTGCCGTCCAGATCTTCGGCGGCGCCGGCTATATCGCCGATTACGGCATCGAACGCCTCTATCGCGATGTCCGCCTGTTCCGGATCTACGAAGGCACCAGCCAGATCCAGCAGCTGATCATCGCACGCGAAACACTGAAACGGGGAGGATAA
- a CDS encoding MFS transporter, which produces MSAVQEAGNLPPVRRLGQPTMLAYGAGAVAYGVKDFGFSTFLLFFFNQVMGLPASQVGLAILCALMLDAFIDPMIGTLSDRTRSRWGRRHPWMYASAIPIAVGWLLLWNPPALGQGAMLVWVFALSVIVRSAVSAYEVPSQALSPELSADYDERTRIMAYRYLFGWAGGMAMLVASYAYFLAPYPGQETGLLNRESYVGFSIAGAVAMAVAILVSALGTHHEIAHLPKPVIAQQSIAGHFRELGETVRNRAFLILMGAGICFYSAQGISFSLSNYLYTYVWGMKGGDFVALAGALFLGVVGAFVIAPRVARRVGKPVAAMAFMAGAAILIGSPYALRLLGAFPDPSSPAMLPLLFTIFGVNATCSVSSTILGASMMADVVEHSEVDTGRRSEGVFFAGGFFVQKCTTGIGIFASGFILSGIGFPEGAKPGTIPAATIDLLTIIFILLYLMLGMGAAYLYRRFPFGKAEHDARIGLATNG; this is translated from the coding sequence ATGTCAGCGGTGCAAGAGGCCGGGAATCTACCGCCGGTCCGCCGATTGGGGCAGCCGACCATGCTGGCATATGGTGCCGGCGCGGTGGCCTATGGGGTCAAGGATTTCGGCTTCTCGACCTTCCTGCTGTTCTTCTTCAACCAGGTGATGGGCTTGCCGGCGTCACAGGTGGGGCTCGCGATCCTGTGCGCGCTGATGCTCGACGCGTTCATCGATCCGATGATCGGCACGCTTTCGGATCGCACGCGCAGCCGATGGGGGCGGCGGCATCCCTGGATGTACGCGTCGGCGATTCCGATCGCGGTGGGGTGGCTGTTGCTGTGGAACCCGCCCGCGCTCGGGCAGGGAGCGATGCTGGTCTGGGTGTTCGCGCTTTCGGTGATCGTCCGCAGCGCGGTCTCGGCCTATGAAGTGCCGTCGCAAGCGCTGAGCCCCGAGCTTTCCGCCGATTATGACGAGCGCACGCGGATCATGGCTTATCGCTACCTGTTCGGCTGGGCCGGCGGCATGGCGATGCTGGTCGCATCCTATGCCTATTTCCTCGCACCCTATCCCGGGCAGGAGACGGGGCTGCTCAACCGCGAGAGCTATGTCGGCTTCTCGATCGCGGGCGCGGTGGCCATGGCGGTGGCGATCCTGGTCTCGGCGCTGGGAACGCATCACGAGATCGCGCATCTGCCCAAGCCGGTGATCGCGCAACAAAGCATCGCCGGGCATTTCCGCGAGCTGGGCGAGACGGTGCGCAACCGCGCCTTCCTGATCCTGATGGGGGCGGGGATCTGCTTCTATTCGGCGCAGGGGATCAGCTTTTCGCTGTCCAACTATCTCTACACCTATGTGTGGGGGATGAAGGGCGGCGATTTCGTCGCGCTGGCGGGGGCGTTGTTCCTCGGTGTGGTCGGCGCGTTCGTGATCGCGCCGCGGGTGGCGCGGCGGGTCGGCAAGCCGGTCGCGGCGATGGCGTTCATGGCCGGCGCGGCGATACTGATCGGATCACCCTATGCGCTGCGGCTGCTTGGGGCTTTCCCCGATCCTTCGAGCCCGGCGATGCTGCCGCTGCTGTTCACGATCTTCGGAGTCAATGCGACATGCAGCGTCTCCTCGACCATCCTCGGCGCTTCGATGATGGCCGATGTCGTGGAGCATTCGGAAGTGGATACCGGGCGGCGATCCGAGGGCGTGTTCTTCGCCGGCGGCTTCTTCGTCCAGAAATGCACGACGGGCATCGGCATCTTCGCCTCGGGCTTCATCCTTTCCGGCATCGGCTTTCCCGAGGGCGCCAAGCCCGGGACCATCCCCGCGGCGACGATCGACCTGCTGACGATCATCTTCATCCTGCTTTATCTGATGCTGGGGATGGGCGCGGCGTATCTCTATCGCCGCTTCCCGTTCGGCAAGGCCGAGCATGATGCGCGGATCGGGCTGGCAACGAACGGGTAA
- the aceA gene encoding isocitrate lyase: MTTSFEDLISAPTGRFDGIVRPYSADDVAKLRGSIAIEHTLARKGALKLWELLKTEPYINSLGAMSGNQAMQQVRAGLKAIYLSGWQVAADANTAGAMYPDQSLYPANAGPELCKRINNALQRADQIEHSEGGATRDWFAPIVADAEAGFGGPLNCFEIMKAYIAAGAAGVHYEDQLASEKKCGHLGGKVLIPTQAHIRNLDSARLAADVCGVPTVICARTDAESAKLITSDIDERDHEFLTGERTAEGFYRLKEGTGVDHCIKRGLAFAEHADLLWWETSKPNMDDARRFAEAIKKEQPNKMLAYNCSPSFNWEKNLDKDDIARFQREIGAMGYKFQFVTLAGFHQLNYGMFELARGYRDRGMAAYSELQQAEFAAEANGYTATKHQREVGTGYFDLIAQAVAGGESSTTAYSESTEADQFNKQAA; the protein is encoded by the coding sequence ATGACCACCAGCTTCGAAGACCTGATCTCCGCTCCCACCGGCCGCTTCGACGGAATCGTCCGCCCGTATAGCGCCGACGATGTGGCCAAGCTGCGCGGGTCGATCGCGATCGAGCATACGCTGGCCCGCAAGGGCGCGCTCAAGCTGTGGGAATTGCTCAAGACCGAGCCCTATATCAATTCGCTCGGCGCGATGAGCGGCAATCAGGCGATGCAGCAGGTCCGCGCTGGGCTCAAGGCGATCTATCTGTCGGGCTGGCAGGTCGCCGCCGACGCCAACACCGCCGGCGCCATGTATCCCGATCAGTCGCTCTATCCGGCCAATGCCGGCCCCGAGCTATGCAAGCGGATCAACAACGCCCTCCAGCGCGCCGATCAGATCGAGCATTCGGAAGGCGGCGCGACGCGTGACTGGTTCGCGCCGATCGTCGCCGATGCCGAGGCCGGCTTCGGCGGGCCGCTCAACTGCTTCGAGATCATGAAGGCCTATATCGCCGCCGGCGCCGCGGGCGTGCATTATGAGGATCAGCTCGCATCGGAAAAGAAGTGCGGGCATCTCGGCGGCAAGGTGCTGATCCCGACCCAGGCGCATATCCGCAATCTCGACAGCGCCCGTCTCGCGGCGGATGTCTGCGGCGTGCCGACGGTGATCTGCGCGCGGACCGATGCGGAATCGGCCAAGCTGATCACTTCGGATATCGACGAGCGCGACCATGAATTCCTCACCGGCGAGCGCACCGCCGAGGGCTTCTATCGCCTCAAGGAAGGCACCGGCGTCGACCATTGCATCAAGCGCGGCCTCGCCTTTGCCGAGCATGCCGATCTGCTGTGGTGGGAAACCTCGAAGCCCAACATGGACGATGCCCGCCGCTTCGCCGAGGCGATCAAGAAGGAGCAACCGAACAAGATGCTTGCCTATAATTGCTCGCCCTCGTTCAACTGGGAGAAGAATCTCGACAAGGACGATATCGCCCGCTTCCAGCGCGAGATCGGCGCGATGGGCTACAAGTTCCAGTTCGTCACCTTGGCCGGCTTCCACCAGCTCAACTACGGCATGTTCGAGTTGGCCCGGGGCTACAGGGATCGCGGCATGGCGGCCTATTCGGAGCTCCAGCAGGCCGAATTCGCGGCCGAGGCCAATGGCTACACCGCGACCAAGCATCAGCGCGAAGTCGGCACCGGCTATTTCGACCTGATCGCCCAGGCCGTCGCCGGCGGCGAAAGCTCGACCACGGCCTATTCGGAATCGACCGAGGCCGATCAGTTCAACAAGCAAGCAGCGTAA
- a CDS encoding XRE family transcriptional regulator yields MAEGKLFAGHPIRRLRRQIGLTQAAMAEALNVSPSYLNLIERNQRPVSAVLMLRLAEVYDFDLRTLSASAPGGGAEALRRRLADPIFADLDIDRHQMEEWLAGAPGGAEAFARAYDRIGAGQAGAGDAPDPHGQVRREIERWRNHFADLDAAAEALADELRMSGDLYGAMAERLRVKHQLSVRILPADVLGANLRRLDMHARQLQLSEMLDAPARSFALAGQLAWEVREQIDALVRGSGLDRVAERLFRRHLTGYFAAAVMMPYARFLRACEATGYDLDILQRRFGASFSQVAHRLTTMQRVGARGLPFFMLRIDRAGQVSKRYAGASGSPLAEGPGVCPLWDMFAAFARADETVADLVETEDGRRWFTLARCVTPQGAGAVRARFAVALGLEAAEARSLTAARGRDFTARATPIGLGCRACTRADCPQRSAPPAGRGLVVGERESGVTPFGFAGD; encoded by the coding sequence ATGGCCGAAGGCAAGCTGTTCGCGGGGCATCCGATCCGGCGGCTCAGGCGGCAGATCGGACTGACGCAGGCGGCGATGGCCGAGGCGCTGAACGTGTCGCCAAGCTATCTCAACCTGATCGAGCGCAACCAGCGGCCGGTGTCGGCGGTGCTGATGCTGCGCCTGGCGGAAGTCTATGATTTCGACCTGCGGACGCTCAGCGCATCCGCACCGGGCGGCGGCGCCGAAGCGCTGCGGCGGCGGCTGGCCGATCCGATCTTCGCCGATCTCGACATCGACCGCCACCAGATGGAGGAATGGCTGGCCGGGGCGCCGGGCGGGGCGGAGGCGTTCGCGCGCGCCTATGACCGGATCGGCGCGGGGCAGGCGGGCGCGGGTGACGCGCCCGATCCGCATGGGCAGGTGCGCCGCGAAATCGAGCGCTGGCGCAACCATTTCGCCGATCTCGACGCGGCGGCGGAAGCACTGGCCGACGAACTGCGGATGAGCGGCGATCTCTATGGAGCGATGGCCGAGCGGCTGCGGGTCAAGCACCAGCTATCGGTGCGGATCCTGCCGGCGGACGTGCTCGGCGCCAACCTCAGGCGGCTCGACATGCACGCGCGGCAATTGCAGCTCTCCGAAATGCTCGACGCGCCGGCGCGCAGCTTCGCGCTGGCCGGGCAGTTGGCGTGGGAAGTACGCGAGCAGATCGACGCGCTGGTGCGCGGGAGCGGGCTCGACCGGGTCGCGGAGCGATTGTTTCGCCGCCATCTGACCGGCTATTTCGCGGCGGCGGTGATGATGCCGTACGCCCGCTTCCTGCGCGCCTGCGAGGCGACCGGATATGATCTCGACATTCTCCAGCGGCGCTTCGGGGCGAGCTTCAGCCAGGTCGCGCACCGGCTGACGACGATGCAGCGGGTCGGCGCGCGCGGGCTGCCCTTCTTCATGCTGCGTATCGATCGCGCCGGGCAGGTATCGAAACGCTATGCCGGGGCGAGCGGATCGCCGCTGGCCGAGGGTCCGGGCGTGTGCCCGCTCTGGGATATGTTCGCGGCGTTCGCGCGGGCCGACGAGACGGTCGCCGATCTGGTCGAGACCGAAGACGGGCGGCGCTGGTTTACCCTGGCACGGTGCGTGACGCCGCAGGGCGCGGGAGCGGTCAGGGCGCGGTTCGCGGTGGCGCTGGGGCTGGAGGCGGCCGAGGCGCGGAGCCTGACGGCGGCGCGCGGCAGGGACTTCACCGCGCGGGCGACGCCGATCGGGCTGGGCTGCCGCGCCTGTACGCGCGCGGACTGCCCGCAGCGCTCGGCGCCGCCGGCGGGGCGCGGGCTGGTGGTCGGCGAGCGGGAGAGCGGCGTCACCCCGTTCGGCTTCGCGGGGGACTAA